One Halictus rubicundus isolate RS-2024b chromosome 10, iyHalRubi1_principal, whole genome shotgun sequence genomic window carries:
- the LOC143357801 gene encoding uncharacterized protein LOC143357801 produces the protein MFKLAVLAALFAVAAAVPGGLTGIVADHGIGPITAPLVVGHAAPLAAAHVIAQPVAPIVRTGPIVTKSVLTAAPLPLLSVHGGLH, from the exons ATGTTCAAGTTG GCTGTCCTCGCTGCCCTTTTCGCCGTCGCTGCCGCCGTTCCCGGTGGTCTGACCGGAATCGTCGCCGACCATGGAATTGGCCCGATCACCGCTCCCCTGGTTGTAGGCCATGCTGCTCCCTTGGCTGCCGCCCATGTCATTGCCCAACCCGTCGCCCCCATCGTCCGCACCGGCCCGATCGTCACCAAGTCCGTTCTGACCGCCGCTCCCCTGCCCCTCCTCTCCGTTCATGGCGGTTTGCATTAA